The Deltaproteobacteria bacterium genomic interval GACGGAGGTCCCTTAATCAGGGACGAGAGGCCTCCACCCACTTGACCTGTAGGTCAGCGAGCAGCTGGTGGACTAATTTCGCCTCTTCTGGACTTAGGTTTCCCTTAGTTTTGTCTTGGAGCATCTTAATGATTTCAATGTTTTGCTCTGCCAGAGCCAGATTTATCGTCGGTCCCTTGCCCAGTGCCGGAGCGAGCCCCAAGTAATGTAACGCCGCCGACGAAAATCCGAGAATTAAAGCCGAAAAATCAACGGGTTCGGCATGTGATTCAGCCATGGTGTCCTCCCTTGTTAGGCAAAAAAGCTAACGAAAAATCTGTACAGGAAAAAGGCCGATTTAAGTCGGGCAATATATGTTCCGATACTCACACTAGGTCAGCCCGAGGTGCCATGGCTAGTAAGAACCCAAATGAAGATCTACGGGGAGTGCTACATGCACTTTCGTCGACAACACCTGGCGAGGTAATCAAACTACGCCGGGATGCTACAATTTTCGGCAGAGAAAAAGGCGACATCATCGTCAACGATCACGAAATATCTTCTACCCACTGCCAAATTCAAAACATCAACGGCAGCTACCATCTCTTCGACATGAACAGCACCAATGGAACTTTCGTAAA includes:
- a CDS encoding DUF1844 domain-containing protein — its product is MAESHAEPVDFSALILGFSSAALHYLGLAPALGKGPTINLALAEQNIEIIKMLQDKTKGNLSPEEAKLVHQLLADLQVKWVEASRP